One genomic region from Sphingobacterium multivorum encodes:
- a CDS encoding YbjQ family protein, translating to MSVSLFIQPTTTNSIEGREISRYNDPIAANVVIGTTVFSDIGASYVDFFGGRSTSYEKKMQEMYKRVTETLKQRAQAIRADAIIEYSVDINEISGKGSQMFMITAVGTPVHLKEVARVPVEKQDDLLDGELIQQKVRADIILENYKSLGSINKETAEFIATSGPREFEPLVFKAMNEDYGLEQTPKEKLEVLFRYFDYLSYEEAIAILYQKAI from the coding sequence ATATCTGTAAGCCTATTCATTCAGCCAACCACGACCAATTCCATCGAAGGGAGGGAGATTTCACGATATAATGATCCAATAGCAGCCAATGTTGTCATCGGTACCACTGTCTTTAGCGATATAGGAGCCAGCTATGTAGATTTCTTTGGCGGTCGTTCTACCAGCTATGAGAAGAAGATGCAGGAAATGTACAAGCGTGTCACAGAAACGCTCAAGCAACGTGCGCAGGCAATTCGGGCTGATGCTATTATAGAGTATAGTGTGGATATCAATGAAATCTCAGGAAAGGGGAGTCAAATGTTTATGATTACTGCGGTGGGGACACCAGTACATCTTAAAGAGGTTGCTCGTGTTCCTGTAGAGAAGCAGGATGATCTATTGGACGGTGAACTGATTCAGCAAAAGGTTCGAGCAGATATTATCTTAGAGAATTATAAGTCGCTAGGGTCTATTAATAAGGAAACAGCTGAATTCATCGCTACGTCGGGCCCACGGGAATTTGAGCCACTTGTGTTCAAAGCAATGAATGAGGATTATGGTCTAGAACAAACTCCAAAAGAAAAGTTGGAAGTGCTATTCCGCTATTTTGATTACTTATCATATGAGGAAGCTATTGCTATTCTTTATCAGAAGGCAATTTGA